Proteins from one Gimesia maris genomic window:
- a CDS encoding L-threonylcarbamoyladenylate synthase: MKCEISQNIQAAANLIRLGELVAFATETVYGLGANALNPEAVAQIFAVKQRPHFDPLIVHIASTGQLDELTTEFSSTAEKLASTFWPGPLTLVLPKKKVVPDLVTSGLDSVAIRIPAHPVARKLLEITQLPIAAPSANKFGRLSPTRAVDVAEQLGDEIKLILDGGPCTVGVESTVIQCLGDQPVLLRPGGISLEEIQACIGEIRLAELEDYAEANSPVSPGMLPKHYAPSTRLIIVDHPEQLPAAGSLGVLSLYPLKDTEFRDCQFTVQQILSPTGDLKMAAANFFAALRKLDAAGIDQIVALRLPETGLGRTINNRLERAAAS; the protein is encoded by the coding sequence ATGAAGTGTGAAATTTCGCAGAATATCCAGGCAGCCGCTAACCTGATTCGGCTTGGAGAGCTGGTAGCTTTTGCTACAGAGACGGTATATGGACTTGGGGCCAATGCGCTTAACCCAGAAGCGGTTGCACAAATATTTGCTGTCAAACAACGGCCCCATTTTGACCCCTTGATAGTGCACATTGCGAGCACGGGTCAACTGGATGAACTCACTACGGAGTTTTCATCAACTGCTGAAAAGCTGGCGTCTACATTCTGGCCAGGACCATTGACATTGGTATTGCCGAAAAAAAAAGTCGTTCCTGACCTGGTAACGTCCGGACTGGATTCAGTTGCCATTCGTATCCCAGCTCACCCGGTGGCCAGAAAATTATTGGAAATAACTCAACTGCCAATTGCAGCTCCCAGCGCGAATAAATTTGGACGACTCAGCCCAACTCGGGCTGTCGATGTTGCTGAGCAACTCGGTGATGAAATCAAGCTGATTCTGGATGGTGGACCTTGTACTGTTGGAGTAGAATCAACAGTCATCCAGTGTTTGGGGGATCAACCTGTACTACTCAGGCCGGGGGGAATTTCTCTCGAAGAAATTCAAGCCTGTATTGGCGAAATTCGGTTGGCAGAATTAGAAGATTATGCTGAAGCAAATTCGCCTGTCAGTCCAGGAATGTTGCCCAAGCACTATGCTCCAAGTACTCGATTAATCATCGTGGATCATCCGGAACAACTTCCAGCAGCAGGTTCACTTGGTGTATTGAGTCTGTATCCTCTCAAGGATACAGAGTTCAGAGATTGCCAGTTCACAGTTCAACAGATATTATCTCCTACTGGAGACCTCAAAATGGCTGCTGCCAATTTTTTTGCAGCACTCAGGAAATTAGATGCAGCCGGAATAGATCAGATTGTAGCATTAAGATTACCAGAGACAGGACTGGGAAGAACAATCAATAATCGTCTTGAAAGAGCAGCTGCATCATAA
- a CDS encoding ATP-binding protein: MPFYTKPARLNNNSLHFYSISSHTLCFSSNPMNTAKPSLNKTSKFRKWSISDRLKFAFGLLVLIQVVSGMITWFQISHINQDISQLVNVDEPLEESILEMEIKAGEIARAVLDYVRDRNQKHLSKLIHSRDGFKDNYRRYQALAKSDTELLLKERISTLYEKYNLLASQIIDLADRRDAALNVFINQVSLINQLIDREQLRSNNDQSDDGIKKAEASYNMEKYLNIAFGSIEEYIAKRNQTLLSRIFDAEEKFKMFEAKYLDVISNNIEFQRIKLIDDKFEKATTYGNQVVNITDEIDELLSTFEQNLDSIDALLQNQAHPLIHLKTVDTTHHADSSIQSAKLVIGILACLGTFSGLLLAWMISRGIVSPILELSQSAELIASGNVEHRISIDSQDEIGRLAETFNRMVEDLVIAQQDAEKASHIKSSFLANMSHEIRTPMTAILGFAEIMKQRNDDPEMSRHIDTIRKNGEYLLELINDILDVSKIEADKLEVEAIHCSLIELLDDVKTLMEIRAIDRGLDLSVKIDGSIPRWIQSDPVRLRQILINLLSNAIKFTRQGHVQLIVTASSIDTNEPVIQFDVIDSGIGMTDEQISRLFQPFMQADSSTTRQYGGTGLGLTICKRLTHILGGEISVNSEYGNGTTFSVTVKTKRCQELEFIDQRTFDTECINTINDTPESNFAEMNYNILLAEDGIDNQKLISYLLNKSGNTVTLAENGLIAIKKAQEAEEAGSPYDVILMDMQMPELDGYAATKQLRSQGYPYPIIALTAHTMSGAREECLAAGCDNYATKPIQRDQLFTTLNQCILGYRKQDATTFQL, translated from the coding sequence ATGCCTTTCTATACCAAACCTGCCCGGTTGAATAATAACTCTCTTCATTTTTATTCTATATCGAGTCATACACTCTGTTTTTCCAGCAATCCAATGAATACCGCTAAACCATCTCTCAATAAAACTTCCAAATTTCGAAAATGGTCGATTTCAGATCGTCTCAAATTTGCATTTGGCCTGCTGGTACTGATTCAGGTTGTAAGTGGAATGATAACCTGGTTCCAGATTTCACACATAAATCAAGACATTTCTCAACTGGTTAATGTAGACGAACCTCTTGAAGAATCCATTCTCGAAATGGAAATCAAAGCAGGAGAAATTGCTCGCGCAGTACTAGATTACGTTCGTGACAGAAACCAGAAACACCTCTCAAAACTGATTCATTCTCGAGATGGTTTCAAAGATAATTATCGCCGCTATCAGGCACTTGCAAAATCGGACACTGAGCTGCTTTTGAAAGAAAGGATTTCGACGTTATACGAAAAATATAATCTGCTGGCCTCACAAATAATTGACTTGGCTGATAGACGAGATGCCGCTTTAAATGTTTTTATAAATCAGGTCAGCTTGATTAATCAGTTGATTGACCGAGAACAGCTGAGATCAAATAACGACCAGTCTGATGATGGAATCAAAAAAGCGGAAGCGAGTTATAACATGGAAAAGTACCTGAATATCGCTTTTGGTTCGATAGAAGAATACATAGCCAAACGGAATCAAACATTACTATCACGTATCTTCGATGCGGAAGAAAAATTTAAGATGTTTGAAGCCAAATATCTGGATGTTATTTCGAATAACATTGAGTTTCAAAGGATCAAACTCATCGACGATAAGTTTGAAAAAGCAACGACTTACGGAAATCAAGTCGTCAATATCACAGATGAAATTGATGAATTATTAAGCACATTTGAACAGAATTTGGACTCGATCGATGCTTTACTACAGAATCAGGCTCATCCGCTGATACATTTAAAAACTGTAGATACGACTCATCATGCGGATTCGTCAATCCAATCTGCTAAGTTAGTAATCGGAATATTAGCATGTTTGGGAACATTTTCTGGCTTGTTGCTCGCCTGGATGATCTCACGGGGAATTGTCTCTCCGATTTTGGAACTCTCACAGAGCGCAGAACTTATCGCATCAGGTAACGTGGAACACCGAATCTCTATTGATTCACAAGACGAAATTGGCAGACTCGCTGAGACCTTTAATCGCATGGTCGAGGACCTGGTCATCGCGCAGCAGGACGCCGAAAAAGCCAGCCACATTAAGAGTTCGTTTCTGGCAAATATGAGTCACGAAATACGAACACCAATGACAGCGATCCTGGGATTTGCGGAAATTATGAAACAGCGCAATGATGACCCGGAAATGAGTCGCCATATTGACACGATCAGGAAAAACGGTGAGTACCTGCTGGAATTGATTAACGATATCCTTGACGTTTCTAAAATTGAAGCGGACAAACTTGAAGTGGAAGCCATTCATTGCTCTTTAATTGAGTTACTGGACGACGTAAAAACATTAATGGAAATCCGTGCAATCGACCGGGGGTTGGATCTTTCTGTAAAAATTGATGGTTCTATTCCCCGTTGGATTCAGAGCGACCCCGTCAGACTTCGCCAAATCCTGATTAACCTTTTGAGCAACGCAATAAAATTTACCAGACAAGGCCACGTGCAACTGATCGTTACGGCCTCATCAATTGACACAAATGAACCGGTGATCCAATTTGATGTGATAGATTCAGGTATTGGAATGACGGACGAACAAATTTCGCGTTTGTTCCAGCCTTTTATGCAGGCAGATTCGTCAACCACACGACAATATGGCGGAACAGGTCTGGGTTTGACAATCTGTAAGCGATTGACTCATATTCTTGGCGGAGAAATCTCTGTTAATAGCGAGTATGGTAACGGGACGACTTTCTCAGTAACTGTGAAAACGAAACGATGTCAGGAACTGGAATTTATCGACCAAAGGACGTTTGATACCGAATGCATAAATACGATTAACGATACTCCTGAATCTAACTTCGCTGAAATGAATTACAATATCTTGCTGGCTGAAGATGGAATCGATAATCAGAAACTGATCAGCTACTTATTAAATAAATCAGGCAATACCGTCACCTTAGCCGAAAATGGCTTGATTGCCATCAAAAAAGCCCAAGAGGCCGAGGAAGCAGGTTCGCCATATGACGTAATACTGATGGACATGCAGATGCCGGAGCTGGATGGGTATGCAGCGACAAAACAACTCCGATCACAGGGTTATCCATATCCGATCATTGCCTTGACAGCTCACACGATGAGTGGCGCACGTGAAGAATGTCTGGCAGCAGGCTGTGACAATTATGCAACAAAACCGATTCAACGAGATCAATTATTTACAACACTTAATCAGTGTATTCTGGGATATCGAAAACAGGACGCCACAACTTTCCAATTATGA
- a CDS encoding protein-glutamate methylesterase/protein-glutamine glutaminase: MSSDPIRVLVVDDSAVIRGLISRALEQDPAILVSGTAMNGECALSWMKSHPVDVVILDVEMPVMDGLTALKEIQNRFPDIPVIMASGLTSKGAETTVKALSLGAVGCVAKPQTSSAAESIRVLSQELVMMIKAVGSKNTAPSKTIPVSEKHVTTPSKIKKSDTRKKTLFSKNIKFYKQPEVLVIGTSTGGPKALAELLPQIPVDLPIPILIVQHMPPGFTEILAAHIEKDSGRTTVEAKHNEVLESHKTYVAPGGSHLLIGEKDGHKVTIISQDPPEHFCRPSVNPLFRSAAEHFGNATLAVMLTGMGEDGIEGSFDIVHSGGTIIAQDEASSVVWGMPAAVVGSGLADKVLPLSEIAAEIKSHCLVKA, translated from the coding sequence ATGTCATCTGATCCTATTCGCGTTCTTGTAGTCGACGATTCTGCAGTCATTCGTGGCTTGATTTCCAGAGCACTTGAGCAAGATCCTGCTATTTTAGTCTCCGGTACAGCAATGAATGGGGAATGCGCGTTGAGTTGGATGAAGTCTCATCCGGTTGACGTCGTCATTCTAGATGTTGAAATGCCTGTGATGGATGGATTGACAGCACTGAAAGAAATTCAAAATCGATTTCCTGATATCCCTGTCATAATGGCAAGTGGCTTAACTTCCAAGGGTGCAGAGACGACTGTTAAAGCACTTTCCCTGGGTGCTGTCGGATGTGTAGCAAAGCCACAAACATCCAGTGCCGCTGAAAGTATTCGTGTGCTTTCCCAGGAACTGGTCATGATGATTAAAGCCGTTGGATCAAAGAATACAGCCCCTTCAAAAACCATACCCGTTTCTGAAAAGCATGTCACAACTCCTTCTAAAATAAAAAAGTCTGACACACGCAAAAAAACTTTATTCAGTAAGAATATTAAATTTTATAAACAGCCGGAAGTCCTCGTCATAGGAACCAGTACGGGTGGCCCTAAAGCGTTAGCCGAACTTTTACCGCAGATTCCAGTCGACTTACCTATCCCAATTCTGATAGTACAACACATGCCACCAGGCTTTACAGAAATCCTGGCCGCGCATATTGAGAAAGACAGTGGTCGAACAACTGTTGAAGCCAAACATAACGAAGTACTAGAGTCGCACAAAACTTATGTAGCACCAGGTGGAAGTCATCTTCTTATTGGCGAAAAGGATGGACATAAGGTTACAATAATAAGCCAGGACCCTCCTGAGCATTTTTGCAGGCCTTCTGTAAACCCGTTATTCAGATCTGCTGCAGAACATTTTGGAAATGCGACACTGGCTGTTATGTTAACAGGAATGGGAGAGGATGGAATCGAAGGGAGTTTCGATATCGTCCATTCTGGAGGTACGATCATCGCTCAGGACGAAGCATCAAGTGTCGTCTGGGGAATGCCTGCAGCAGTCGTCGGCTCGGGGCTCGCCGATAAGGTTCTGCCACTCAGCGAAATAGCAGCAGAAATCAAATCTCATTGTCTCGTAAAAGCCTGA
- a CDS encoding ExbD/TolR family protein, giving the protein MVYEFSFRILRMPLKTGTVEEPKLDLTPMIDIVFLLIIFFMVGTQFTEMERQYDIKLPTVTDAKPLTNLPDDIIVNVQQDGEISINGEKKDLMELESLLKTATQNYPGQSVVIRGDSTGPYQNVMNILEICHRVKIRSVSLANRLRDDS; this is encoded by the coding sequence GTGGTATATGAATTCAGTTTCAGGATATTAAGAATGCCCTTAAAAACGGGAACCGTCGAAGAGCCAAAGCTCGATTTAACCCCAATGATTGATATTGTTTTCTTGCTGATCATTTTTTTTATGGTTGGTACTCAGTTTACAGAGATGGAGCGCCAGTACGATATTAAACTCCCGACTGTAACTGATGCAAAGCCCTTAACAAATCTGCCCGATGACATCATTGTAAATGTGCAACAGGATGGTGAAATTTCGATAAATGGTGAGAAAAAAGATCTGATGGAACTGGAATCTCTCCTGAAAACAGCGACGCAAAACTACCCGGGACAATCTGTAGTAATCCGGGGAGACTCAACTGGACCTTATCAAAATGTGATGAATATCCTGGAGATCTGCCATCGGGTCAAAATTCGATCTGTCTCTTTGGCAAATCGATTAAGAGACGATTCATAA
- a CDS encoding pilus assembly FimT family protein: protein MKKLQSKQHNIYLKATTYHGVSLIEMLVMISLISVIFTVGVTLLAFLMRVELQGTARIRSSMNLQRLSKNFREDVAAARKASILSKENPKLQKLKLDLKDDIFIVYSAGENDNGKFIVREKNNSTQLISRNEYLISESQFQFSIENINQRQIASLRLKFPPDGSHENNTIKVPFRKLDFDAAINQKYAYVIKAKE from the coding sequence ATGAAAAAGCTGCAGAGTAAACAGCATAATATTTATCTGAAAGCAACAACTTATCATGGTGTTTCTCTAATCGAAATGCTGGTAATGATTTCGTTGATCTCAGTCATTTTTACTGTTGGAGTAACACTGCTGGCGTTTCTGATGCGTGTCGAATTGCAAGGGACTGCCAGAATCCGGAGTTCAATGAACCTGCAGAGATTATCGAAGAATTTTCGTGAGGACGTAGCAGCAGCCAGAAAGGCTTCAATATTATCAAAAGAGAATCCCAAGCTACAAAAATTGAAGCTGGATCTGAAAGACGATATTTTTATCGTTTACTCTGCTGGTGAAAATGATAATGGAAAATTCATTGTCCGTGAAAAAAATAATTCTACTCAGTTAATCTCACGAAATGAATATCTGATCTCAGAATCGCAGTTTCAATTTAGCATTGAAAATATTAACCAGCGCCAAATTGCTTCTCTGCGGTTGAAGTTTCCACCTGATGGATCTCATGAAAATAATACGATCAAAGTGCCTTTCAGAAAGCTCGACTTTGATGCAGCGATTAACCAGAAATACGCTTACGTTATAAAGGCCAAGGAATAA
- a CDS encoding S41 family peptidase yields the protein MIDSRHVQPPSYDVRTRKSLQNLILAVENQNFINANRVAASPEQIRMAQQSWQQLMNQNPAQNAQDSVTIMRQAADIAGSQLRMQATGVICEFAYGSLEALDKHSRFEFTPTSSGPRVDAGDNSVVGVGVQLKTHRDGAVILRTLNGGAAQQAGLQRGDVIVGVNQRNLAGLSLDEVANLITGPAGSTVAIDVRREDKNARVNLSRQAIRITNISEVKMVDTQQKIGLIRLEKFGEGAVQELDRALWSLHQQGMNSLVFDLRGNPGGLLTEAISISNRFVPSGKIVSTRGRNQSDNTIESATHDQTWKMPLVVLVDGDSASASEIFAAAIQENRRGLIVGRKTYGKGTVQTHFPLQSVSGTFWLTTAKFYSPTGREMAGVGVNPDVTVNMSERELEEIGPIDRDLKAGVSAILSHKPGELVNNMSGRQQVRPAQFQFSG from the coding sequence ATGATCGATTCGCGTCATGTGCAACCACCTTCTTACGATGTTAGAACGAGAAAATCACTTCAAAATCTGATACTCGCAGTGGAGAACCAGAATTTCATCAATGCCAATCGCGTTGCAGCATCACCCGAACAAATTCGGATGGCGCAGCAAAGTTGGCAGCAACTTATGAATCAGAATCCTGCTCAAAATGCACAGGACTCAGTGACAATAATGCGTCAGGCTGCTGACATTGCAGGAAGTCAGTTGAGAATGCAGGCAACAGGTGTGATTTGTGAATTTGCATATGGATCCCTGGAAGCTCTTGATAAACACTCCCGATTCGAATTTACACCCACTTCTTCAGGTCCACGTGTTGATGCGGGAGATAATAGTGTAGTAGGGGTGGGGGTTCAACTGAAGACGCATCGAGACGGAGCTGTGATTCTGAGAACATTAAATGGTGGAGCAGCACAACAGGCAGGACTCCAAAGAGGCGATGTTATCGTAGGAGTCAATCAGAGAAACTTAGCTGGTCTTTCTCTGGATGAGGTTGCAAATCTCATTACCGGTCCAGCTGGTTCCACAGTAGCCATTGATGTTCGTAGAGAAGATAAAAACGCCAGAGTAAATCTCAGTCGACAGGCAATACGTATTACAAATATCAGTGAAGTCAAAATGGTTGATACCCAACAGAAAATCGGACTCATCCGGCTTGAAAAATTTGGAGAGGGTGCCGTCCAGGAATTAGATCGAGCATTATGGAGCCTGCATCAACAGGGAATGAATTCTCTGGTATTTGATTTGAGAGGAAATCCAGGCGGATTGCTGACGGAAGCGATTTCGATTTCAAATCGATTTGTTCCCTCTGGGAAAATTGTTTCAACACGAGGACGGAATCAGAGTGATAATACGATTGAATCAGCGACGCATGATCAAACATGGAAAATGCCACTGGTCGTATTAGTCGATGGTGACAGTGCGAGTGCCAGTGAAATATTTGCCGCTGCTATTCAGGAAAACCGGCGTGGTCTGATTGTCGGTAGAAAAACTTATGGTAAGGGTACCGTACAGACTCATTTTCCACTGCAGTCCGTTTCCGGTACTTTCTGGTTAACAACAGCCAAGTTTTATTCTCCGACAGGTCGAGAAATGGCTGGCGTTGGAGTAAATCCGGATGTGACTGTTAATATGAGCGAACGTGAGCTGGAAGAAATTGGGCCCATCGACCGGGATCTGAAGGCTGGGGTCAGCGCTATTTTAAGTCATAAACCAGGTGAACTTGTAAATAATATGTCTGGGAGACAACAGGTCAGGCCAGCACAATTTCAGTTTTCGGGCTAA
- a CDS encoding DUF1559 family PulG-like putative transporter: protein MKISRDNPVRQFGFVLIELLTVILVIAILITLLLPAVQQAREAARATTCKNNLQQIGLALQNYQMSHQVLPSGSVNTTGPILNRPVGYHVGWLIQILPQLEEKSAFIGYDFQYGVYDLANRKIVNHVIPGFYCPSNPNDTWNYVGCHNNSESPIDTNNNGVLFLNSSIREKDLKDGRSHTIFIGEASDAGLLSWTSGTSSTLRNMGSKINSTMSTPSSFGARSHYGGRGRYSFEENSDVDGMGEYEIRSLPEFSNKSSNENKGLSPEERLFLLKVGGFSSSHSEGAHFCLGDGSVRYISQLTDDAILKNLANRHDSNLIGDY from the coding sequence ATGAAAATATCCCGCGATAATCCGGTACGTCAATTCGGTTTCGTCCTGATCGAATTGCTCACGGTCATTCTGGTCATTGCGATTCTGATTACACTTTTATTGCCGGCAGTACAGCAGGCCCGAGAAGCAGCGCGGGCTACGACCTGTAAAAATAATCTGCAGCAAATTGGTCTGGCGCTGCAAAATTACCAGATGTCACATCAAGTTCTGCCATCTGGATCAGTTAACACAACAGGCCCGATTCTGAATCGGCCTGTTGGATATCATGTAGGCTGGTTGATTCAGATATTGCCACAACTGGAAGAAAAATCAGCCTTCATTGGTTATGATTTTCAATATGGAGTTTATGATCTCGCAAATCGCAAAATCGTCAACCACGTTATACCCGGGTTTTATTGTCCGTCCAATCCCAATGATACCTGGAACTATGTTGGCTGTCATAATAACTCAGAGTCACCTATCGATACCAATAATAATGGCGTCCTGTTTTTAAACAGCAGTATACGAGAAAAAGATTTAAAAGATGGTCGCTCGCACACAATCTTTATCGGAGAAGCCAGCGATGCAGGTTTATTGAGTTGGACCTCTGGGACTTCTTCTACACTCAGAAACATGGGTAGCAAAATTAATTCCACTATGTCTACACCAAGTAGTTTTGGTGCGCGATCTCACTATGGAGGAAGAGGTCGTTATTCATTCGAAGAGAATTCCGATGTAGATGGAATGGGTGAATATGAAATACGATCCTTACCTGAATTCTCGAATAAATCATCTAATGAAAATAAGGGGTTGAGTCCGGAAGAGCGCTTATTCCTACTCAAAGTTGGTGGATTTTCAAGCTCTCATTCTGAAGGAGCCCACTTTTGTCTTGGAGATGGGTCTGTTAGGTATATCAGCCAGTTGACTGACGATGCGATTCTCAAAAACCTTGCCAACCGGCACGACTCTAATCTGATCGGGGACTATTAG
- a CDS encoding carbon storage regulator, protein MLVLTRKRDEVIQIGDNIVIKILKTGKGAIKIGVDAPGDIRVIRGELLETEKQTEVVDSPGSAQSKQGLNAQCA, encoded by the coding sequence ATGTTAGTATTGACTCGAAAACGAGATGAAGTGATTCAAATTGGTGACAATATTGTTATCAAGATTTTGAAGACAGGAAAAGGAGCAATCAAAATAGGAGTAGATGCTCCTGGGGATATACGTGTTATTCGAGGGGAGCTACTTGAAACTGAAAAGCAAACAGAGGTTGTAGATTCTCCTGGCTCGGCTCAAAGCAAACAGGGATTGAATGCACAATGTGCATAG
- a CDS encoding DUF1559 domain-containing protein — MKHFSPAEVDCDQKNCWGFTLIELLVVIAIIAILIALLLPAVQQAREAARRSSCKNNLLQLNVALHNYEMAHNVLPPGSIDSAGPIINQPKGYDVSWILQILPYLDERTAFNKFNFNKSVYDPANKEVANYRIAVLHCPSNPNQGHCYAGVQNDIESPIDVDNNGVLFLNSSVSFDEILDGCSKTLFVGEFIEGNQLGWVSGTRSTLRNAGTFINSDDGKIFTGQAAYEERFQSEEESTISGNTTPDSNKSFVGGFSSYHTGGGHFGIGDGSVRFLSQNINQSVYEALANRHDGQLISDF; from the coding sequence ATGAAACATTTTTCACCTGCTGAAGTAGACTGTGATCAGAAAAATTGTTGGGGATTTACACTGATCGAATTACTGGTGGTAATCGCAATTATTGCCATTTTAATTGCCCTCCTGCTACCAGCCGTTCAACAGGCGCGGGAAGCAGCCCGTAGATCATCCTGTAAGAACAATCTATTACAGCTTAATGTCGCATTGCATAATTATGAAATGGCTCACAATGTTCTTCCCCCAGGTTCCATAGATTCCGCAGGCCCGATCATCAATCAACCGAAGGGTTATGATGTCAGTTGGATTTTGCAGATTTTACCTTATCTTGATGAACGAACTGCCTTTAATAAATTCAACTTTAACAAAAGTGTTTATGATCCTGCTAACAAAGAAGTCGCCAATTATCGTATTGCAGTTTTGCATTGCCCGTCAAATCCAAATCAGGGTCACTGTTATGCAGGAGTACAAAATGATATCGAATCACCGATCGACGTAGATAATAATGGAGTTCTTTTTCTAAACAGTAGTGTCAGTTTTGACGAGATCCTGGATGGTTGTTCCAAAACTTTGTTCGTTGGCGAATTTATAGAAGGGAATCAATTGGGATGGGTTTCAGGAACCCGTTCTACCCTGCGCAATGCCGGTACCTTTATTAATTCAGACGATGGAAAAATATTTACCGGTCAGGCAGCGTATGAAGAACGCTTTCAATCAGAGGAGGAAAGTACAATTTCTGGCAACACGACTCCCGATTCAAATAAATCTTTTGTAGGTGGTTTTTCGAGTTATCACACAGGAGGTGGCCATTTTGGTATCGGCGATGGCTCAGTTCGCTTTTTGAGCCAAAATATAAATCAGTCAGTCTATGAAGCCCTGGCTAATCGACACGATGGGCAACTCATTTCAGATTTTTAA
- a CDS encoding alpha/beta hydrolase: MPVHPQVAQYLEEISKVDLPPFEEMTPEFIRSTLTPSPEPHIPSQSIENRSIPVNGTKIPIRIYTPPEAIMINAEEMPALVFFHGGGWVMGTLDAYDGVCQDLAGTSGCKVISVDYRMAPEFPYPIPFDDSYSATEWISVHARELGIDRHQIAVGGDSAGGNLATAVALKARHSESLNLVYQLLVYPVTNYQFDTESYQSFGTNYFLTKRAMEWFWDQYLPDESSGREIYASPLRCKDLAGMPDTLVITAGYDPLYSEAVQYIEMLRKSDVIVEHLNYEDMIHGFFRRSDLYDRAYEAVQAAGQKIKQRYSRM; the protein is encoded by the coding sequence ATGCCGGTTCATCCACAAGTAGCCCAATACCTGGAAGAAATTTCAAAAGTAGACTTACCTCCATTTGAAGAAATGACTCCGGAATTCATACGGAGCACGCTTACTCCATCACCCGAGCCACATATACCATCCCAAAGTATTGAAAATCGATCAATCCCAGTGAATGGTACGAAAATACCAATTCGTATCTATACGCCACCTGAAGCGATAATGATAAATGCAGAAGAAATGCCAGCCCTTGTTTTCTTCCATGGCGGAGGCTGGGTGATGGGTACCTTGGATGCCTATGATGGCGTATGCCAGGATCTAGCCGGTACCTCAGGTTGTAAAGTTATTTCGGTAGATTATCGTATGGCACCGGAATTTCCCTACCCGATTCCTTTTGACGATTCTTATTCAGCCACGGAATGGATTTCAGTACACGCCCGTGAACTCGGCATTGATCGTCATCAGATTGCAGTCGGCGGTGATAGCGCGGGGGGAAACCTTGCTACTGCAGTTGCTCTCAAAGCAAGACATTCAGAATCTTTGAACCTGGTTTATCAGTTACTCGTTTACCCTGTGACAAATTATCAGTTTGATACAGAATCCTACCAGAGCTTTGGTACTAATTACTTCCTTACAAAACGGGCAATGGAATGGTTTTGGGATCAATATCTGCCTGATGAGTCTTCCGGCAGGGAAATCTATGCTTCACCACTCCGCTGTAAAGATCTGGCTGGAATGCCGGACACTCTCGTCATTACCGCCGGTTATGATCCACTATATTCTGAGGCAGTTCAGTATATCGAGATGCTCCGAAAATCTGATGTGATTGTAGAGCATTTAAACTATGAAGATATGATTCATGGGTTTTTCAGGCGATCCGATTTATACGATCGTGCTTATGAGGCAGTACAAGCTGCGGGACAAAAGATCAAACAGAGATATTCTCGCATGTAA
- a CDS encoding class I SAM-dependent methyltransferase, with product MNFNRVAPWFERLEKMVFRDQMQICRTAFLSDLPAIKKAALIGEGNGTFLVQFLEHCNCEEVHYIDSSKTMLDLAQKRLQKSVIPGSTRIEFYSLDLSLDAMPDQNYDLIVTNFFLDVFSAAMLKNVITKITSACSRDAHWLYADFQITGNRFQRWRAFAWVKTMYLFFRFTAGIQTTSLADPSTLLDRNGFQVKWSTEFDNGLMRSELRQRK from the coding sequence ATGAATTTTAATCGCGTTGCTCCCTGGTTTGAGCGGTTGGAAAAAATGGTTTTCCGGGATCAGATGCAGATCTGTAGGACTGCGTTTCTTTCCGATCTACCGGCAATAAAAAAAGCCGCTCTAATTGGAGAGGGTAATGGGACTTTCCTGGTTCAATTTCTCGAGCATTGTAACTGTGAAGAAGTTCATTACATCGATTCCAGTAAAACAATGTTAGATCTTGCTCAAAAACGATTACAAAAGAGTGTAATTCCAGGATCGACGAGGATTGAATTTTATAGTCTTGATTTATCGCTCGATGCCATGCCGGATCAAAATTATGATTTAATAGTGACGAATTTCTTTCTGGACGTCTTTAGCGCTGCAATGTTGAAAAATGTTATAACGAAGATTACTTCCGCCTGTTCTCGAGATGCTCACTGGTTATATGCTGATTTTCAGATTACTGGAAATCGGTTTCAGCGGTGGCGGGCATTCGCATGGGTGAAAACGATGTATCTTTTCTTCAGATTCACTGCTGGCATTCAAACAACCAGCCTGGCTGATCCCTCAACACTGCTTGATCGCAATGGCTTCCAGGTAAAATGGTCAACCGAATTTGATAACGGATTGATGCGATCTGAATTAAGACAACGAAAATAA